A single window of Rubripirellula lacrimiformis DNA harbors:
- a CDS encoding sulfatase family protein, with protein sequence MMIARHSRICGLFFIVAAVACSAGLAAPPTGQDRPNVVVILADDLGYGDLQCYNPQSRIPTPNLNRLAAQGMRFSDAHSPCTVCTPTRYSLMTGQMAFRVPNGGRVFSGAGGPSLITADRLTLPEMLQQVGYATACFGKWHIGLTFYDEDGSPIHKGDLDSVRRIDYTRAIDGGPLDCGFDQFFGTACCPTTDWLYAYIDGNRIPQPPTKQLDKSTLPQHPYSNDNRRGMVAPDFDLENVDMVFLEKSQQFLKDHVAKSPDQPFFLLHSTQAAHLPSFPGESFKGKTDSGPHGDFIFELDHVVGELMKTLESLNIADNTLVIFTSDNGPEVPTIFHMRHDHGHDGARPWRGVKRDNWEGGHRVPFIARWPGQIQANTVSEEVTSLTDVMATVAEVVDVDLPDDAAEDSLSLLPTMLGADRDQPLHDYILQQGFGGRKYLAIRRGPWKYLAHKGSGGNNYETHAMLKEYFLPDTAPDAPGQLYNLDTDPGETQNLADKHPKIAAEMNALLQKSIADGRSVPKPLKRASK encoded by the coding sequence ATGATGATCGCTCGCCATTCCCGCATCTGCGGCCTGTTTTTCATTGTCGCAGCCGTTGCGTGTTCAGCTGGCTTGGCGGCACCACCGACCGGCCAAGATCGTCCGAACGTCGTGGTCATTTTGGCGGATGACTTGGGGTATGGCGATCTGCAGTGTTACAACCCACAGTCGCGAATCCCGACGCCCAATCTGAATCGATTGGCAGCACAGGGGATGCGATTTAGCGACGCCCACAGCCCGTGTACCGTCTGCACGCCAACGCGATACAGTTTGATGACTGGCCAGATGGCGTTTCGTGTCCCCAATGGCGGGCGAGTGTTTTCAGGCGCAGGCGGCCCATCCCTGATCACTGCCGATCGACTGACGCTTCCTGAAATGTTGCAGCAGGTCGGCTATGCCACTGCATGCTTTGGCAAATGGCACATCGGTTTGACATTTTACGATGAAGACGGGAGTCCGATTCACAAAGGAGACCTCGATTCGGTTCGCCGGATCGATTACACCCGAGCGATTGATGGCGGCCCCCTCGACTGTGGGTTCGACCAATTCTTTGGAACCGCATGTTGCCCAACCACGGACTGGTTGTACGCGTACATCGACGGAAATCGAATTCCTCAACCGCCTACGAAACAGCTAGACAAATCAACCTTACCGCAGCATCCCTATTCCAACGACAACCGCCGTGGCATGGTGGCACCGGACTTCGACCTAGAGAACGTCGACATGGTGTTCCTAGAAAAGAGTCAGCAGTTTCTAAAGGATCATGTCGCGAAGTCGCCCGACCAGCCTTTCTTTCTGCTGCATTCCACTCAGGCGGCGCACCTTCCATCCTTCCCCGGCGAATCATTCAAAGGGAAAACGGACTCCGGTCCTCACGGCGATTTCATCTTCGAGCTTGACCATGTCGTTGGGGAGCTGATGAAGACGTTAGAATCACTGAACATTGCCGACAACACGCTGGTGATTTTCACCAGCGACAATGGCCCGGAAGTGCCCACCATTTTCCACATGCGTCACGACCATGGGCATGACGGTGCCCGCCCTTGGCGGGGAGTCAAGCGAGACAACTGGGAAGGCGGCCATCGGGTCCCCTTCATCGCTCGCTGGCCCGGACAAATCCAGGCCAACACGGTTTCCGAGGAAGTGACATCGCTGACCGACGTGATGGCCACCGTGGCCGAAGTTGTCGATGTTGATTTGCCAGACGATGCGGCCGAAGACAGCCTCAGTCTGCTGCCCACCATGCTGGGTGCTGACCGCGACCAACCGCTTCACGACTACATCCTTCAACAGGGATTCGGCGGACGCAAGTATTTGGCCATCCGCCGTGGCCCGTGGAAATATCTGGCTCACAAAGGATCGGGCGGAAACAACTACGAGACGCACGCGATGTTGAAGGAGTACTTTTTGCCTGATACGGCTCCGGATGCACCTGGGCAGTTGTACAACCTGGACACCGATCCCGGCGAAACACAGAACTTGGCTGACAAGCATCCAAAGATCGCAGCAGAAATGAATGCGCTTCTGCAGAAGTCCATCGCTGATGGACGAAGCGTCCCGAAGCCGCTGAAGAGAGCGTCCAAATGA
- a CDS encoding Gfo/Idh/MocA family protein, which yields MPFPPSSQSAAKISRRRFVAGTGCLAAASFVSPQIARAAANDRMKVAFIGVGGRGGSNLRSITATGLVDVFAVCDVDTRFAEGAAQAHAGALVFQDFRKMYDAIGDQVDAVVVSTTEHTHAYATMPALQLGKHVYCEKPLAYNVYETRRITEAAKEAGVVTQMGTQIHATDNYHRVVELIQSGAIGDVREAHVWVSRAWGLQSEAEAEANKDRLFVDARPTDVMTPPEHMNWDLWLGPAPERPFHRVYFPGPNWYRWWDFANGTMSDLGSHWNDLPYWALELDAPQTVESFGIPPHPEIAPASMKSVYQYGARGGKPPVELAWYQGSYKPDVWTQGEIPQWDSGVLFVGDKGMLLSDYNKHLLLPEDQFVDFQRPEPFVPDSPGHHQEWVSACLGEGQTGSPFSYAGPLTEANHLGNVAYRVGQKIHWDAANMKCTGCPEADPLIRREPRAGWSL from the coding sequence ATGCCTTTCCCACCGTCCTCACAGTCCGCCGCGAAGATCAGTCGTCGTCGGTTCGTGGCGGGCACCGGTTGCCTTGCTGCGGCTTCGTTCGTGTCGCCACAAATCGCCCGCGCGGCCGCCAATGACCGCATGAAAGTTGCGTTCATCGGTGTGGGCGGCCGAGGTGGATCGAACCTTCGGTCGATCACCGCCACAGGTCTGGTCGATGTGTTTGCGGTTTGTGATGTCGACACTCGGTTTGCCGAAGGCGCTGCCCAAGCGCATGCGGGGGCCCTCGTGTTCCAAGATTTCCGCAAAATGTACGACGCGATCGGCGATCAAGTCGATGCGGTCGTGGTCAGCACGACCGAGCACACGCACGCATACGCCACGATGCCAGCCCTGCAACTTGGCAAACATGTCTATTGCGAAAAGCCGCTCGCGTACAATGTTTACGAAACCCGGCGAATCACCGAAGCGGCCAAGGAAGCTGGTGTCGTGACTCAGATGGGAACCCAGATCCATGCCACCGACAACTATCACCGCGTGGTTGAACTGATTCAATCGGGAGCGATCGGTGACGTGCGGGAAGCCCACGTGTGGGTATCACGTGCGTGGGGATTGCAAAGCGAGGCGGAAGCCGAGGCGAACAAAGACCGTTTGTTTGTCGATGCACGCCCGACCGACGTGATGACGCCACCGGAACACATGAATTGGGACCTGTGGTTGGGACCGGCGCCGGAGCGTCCTTTCCACCGCGTCTATTTCCCCGGGCCCAATTGGTACCGATGGTGGGATTTTGCCAACGGGACCATGTCGGACCTGGGCAGCCACTGGAACGATCTGCCCTATTGGGCATTGGAACTGGATGCACCGCAGACGGTCGAGTCGTTTGGGATTCCACCGCATCCCGAGATCGCACCAGCGTCCATGAAATCGGTCTACCAATACGGCGCACGCGGTGGAAAGCCACCGGTGGAATTGGCTTGGTATCAGGGATCGTACAAGCCCGATGTGTGGACGCAAGGTGAAATTCCTCAATGGGACAGCGGGGTTCTGTTCGTTGGCGACAAAGGCATGCTGTTGTCGGACTACAACAAACACCTGCTGCTGCCAGAGGATCAATTCGTCGATTTCCAACGTCCCGAACCATTCGTCCCAGATTCCCCAGGGCATCACCAGGAATGGGTATCCGCCTGCCTTGGCGAAGGCCAGACCGGCAGCCCGTTCTCCTACGCCGGACCGTTGACCGAGGCGAATCACCTAGGGAACGTCGCCTATCGAGTCGGCCAAAAAATCCACTGGGACGCTGCCAATATGAAGTGCACCGGTTGCCCCGAAGCCGACCCCCTGATCCGTCGCGAGCCTCGTGCAGGATGGTCTTTGTAA